In Nocardioides conyzicola, one genomic interval encodes:
- a CDS encoding sugar phosphate isomerase/epimerase family protein — MPRPITLFTGQWADLPFEEVAGLAAGWGYDGLEIACWGDHLDPWQADDDAYVQGKLDLLEKHGLSVYAISNHLKGQAVCDDPIDERHEAILSAKVWGDGDPEGVRQRAAEEMKMTARLAQKLGVKTVVGFTGSAIWKYVAMFPPATEEMVAAGYRDFADRWNPILDVFDECGVRFAHEVHPSEIAYDYWTTVATMEAIGHREAFGLNWDPSHFVWQDLDPAGFLWDFKDRIYHVDCKDAKRQTGNGRNGRMGSHLPWADPRRGWDFVSTGHGDVPWEQCFRMLNTIGYDGPISVEWEDAGMDRLVGAPEALEFVRRLAFDAPTAAFDAAFSTKD; from the coding sequence ATGCCACGACCGATCACGCTGTTCACGGGCCAGTGGGCCGACCTGCCGTTCGAGGAGGTCGCCGGGCTGGCGGCCGGGTGGGGGTACGACGGGCTCGAGATCGCCTGCTGGGGCGACCACCTCGACCCCTGGCAGGCCGACGACGACGCCTACGTGCAGGGCAAGCTCGACCTGCTCGAGAAGCACGGGTTGTCCGTCTACGCGATCTCCAACCACCTCAAGGGCCAGGCCGTCTGCGACGACCCGATCGACGAGCGGCACGAGGCGATCCTGTCGGCGAAGGTGTGGGGCGACGGCGACCCCGAGGGGGTGCGGCAGCGGGCGGCCGAGGAGATGAAGATGACCGCCCGGCTCGCGCAGAAGCTCGGCGTGAAGACGGTCGTCGGGTTCACCGGCTCGGCGATCTGGAAGTACGTCGCGATGTTCCCGCCGGCGACCGAGGAGATGGTGGCTGCCGGCTACCGCGACTTCGCCGACCGGTGGAACCCGATCCTCGACGTCTTCGACGAGTGCGGGGTGCGGTTCGCGCACGAGGTGCACCCCTCCGAGATCGCCTACGACTACTGGACGACGGTCGCGACGATGGAGGCGATCGGGCACCGCGAGGCGTTCGGGCTCAACTGGGACCCGTCGCACTTCGTGTGGCAGGACCTCGACCCGGCCGGCTTCCTGTGGGACTTCAAGGACCGGATCTACCACGTCGACTGCAAGGACGCGAAGCGTCAGACCGGCAACGGCCGCAACGGGCGGATGGGCTCGCACCTGCCGTGGGCCGACCCGCGCCGTGGGTGGGACTTCGTGTCCACCGGGCACGGGGACGTGCCGTGGGAGCAGTGCTTCCGGATGCTCAACACCATCGGGTACGACGGGCCGATCTCGGTGGAGTGGGAGGACGCCGGGATGGACCGCCTGGTCGGTGCCCCGGAGGCGCTGGAGTTCGTGAGGCGGCTCGCGTTCGACGCACCCACCGCCGCCTTCGACGCGGCGTTCTCCACGAAGGACTGA
- the xylA gene encoding xylose isomerase, producing the protein MSDRFTPSPDDKFSFGLWTVGWQGVDVFGPASRDLLDPVEATYTLAELGAAAVTFHDDDLLPDDAQREATLDRFRTALSDTGLVVEMVTTNTFSDPVFKEGAITANNREVRRYALAKVLRNIDLAASLGAKTFVMWGGREGAEHGGSKNVPAAMDRFRDALDTVCAYVIEQGYDMRFALEPKPNEPRGDILLPSIGHAIALISELEHPEMVGVNPEVGHEEMAGLNFAHGIAQALWHDKLFHIDLNGQHGPRFDQDLRFGAGNLRGAFWTVDAMLGAGTDRRYDGYVHFDYKPPRAEAIDGVWESARGCMRNYLILREKVQAFRADPEVVAAVEAAGVMELEQPTVAPGESLDDVRNAAYDLDALRARSVAMEALDQLAMEHLLGVR; encoded by the coding sequence ATGAGCGACCGCTTCACCCCCAGTCCCGACGACAAGTTCTCCTTCGGCCTCTGGACCGTCGGCTGGCAGGGCGTCGACGTGTTCGGTCCGGCCTCCCGCGACCTCCTCGACCCGGTGGAGGCGACGTACACGCTCGCCGAGCTCGGCGCGGCCGCGGTGACCTTCCACGACGACGACCTGCTGCCCGACGACGCCCAGCGCGAGGCGACGCTCGACCGCTTCCGCACGGCGCTCTCCGACACCGGGCTCGTCGTCGAGATGGTCACCACCAACACGTTCTCCGACCCGGTCTTCAAGGAGGGCGCGATCACGGCCAACAACCGCGAGGTGCGCCGCTACGCGCTGGCCAAGGTGCTGCGCAACATCGACCTGGCGGCCTCGCTCGGCGCGAAGACGTTCGTGATGTGGGGCGGCCGCGAGGGTGCCGAGCACGGCGGCTCGAAGAACGTGCCCGCGGCGATGGACCGCTTCCGTGACGCGCTCGACACCGTGTGCGCCTACGTGATCGAGCAGGGCTACGACATGCGGTTCGCGCTGGAGCCGAAGCCCAACGAGCCGCGCGGTGACATCCTGCTGCCGAGCATCGGGCACGCGATCGCGCTGATCTCCGAGCTCGAGCACCCCGAGATGGTCGGCGTGAACCCCGAGGTCGGGCACGAGGAGATGGCCGGGCTCAACTTCGCGCACGGCATCGCCCAGGCGCTGTGGCACGACAAGCTCTTCCACATCGACCTCAACGGGCAGCACGGGCCGCGCTTCGACCAGGACCTCCGCTTCGGCGCCGGCAACCTGCGCGGCGCTTTCTGGACCGTGGACGCCATGCTCGGTGCTGGCACCGACCGGCGCTACGACGGCTACGTGCACTTCGACTACAAGCCGCCGCGGGCCGAGGCCATCGACGGCGTCTGGGAGTCGGCGCGTGGCTGCATGCGCAACTACCTGATCCTGCGCGAGAAGGTGCAGGCGTTCCGGGCCGACCCGGAGGTCGTCGCCGCGGTCGAGGCCGCCGGCGTCATGGAGCTCGAGCAGCCCACGGTCGCACCGGGGGAGTCGCTCGACGACGTCCGCAACGCTGCGTACGACCTCGATGCGCTGCGTGCCCGCAGCGTCGCCATGGAAGCCCTCGACCAGCTCGCGATGGAGCACCTGCTCGGTGTCCGCTGA
- a CDS encoding Gfo/Idh/MocA family oxidoreductase — MTDPSSSLRVAMIGHAFMGNAHSQAWRTAPHFFALPAHPVMAVVVGRDADRAAEAAARLGWAESSTDWREVIARDDIDIVDICTPGHTHAEIAIAALEAGKHVLCEKPLANTVAEAEAMSAAADQARAHGVRAMVGFTYRRVPAIALARQLVAEGRIGEVRHVRAQYLQDWIADPEAPLSWRLDKEKAGSGALGDIGAHIVDLTQFITGTRITELTGRLETFVKERPYAAGDTSGSLGGGGTGTERGPVTVDDAASFLATFAGGAMGVFEATRFATGRKNAIRIEVNGSSGSVAFDFEDMNVLEFFDASDDAEVAGFRRILATEPEHPYVAAWWPPGHGLGYEHGFTHQVVDLVTAIADGTDPSPSFADGLNVQRVLAAVESSSDTRTWQEIPPA; from the coding sequence ATGACCGACCCGAGCAGTTCCCTGCGTGTCGCGATGATCGGGCACGCGTTCATGGGCAACGCCCACTCGCAGGCCTGGCGCACCGCTCCGCACTTCTTCGCGTTGCCCGCCCACCCCGTGATGGCGGTGGTCGTCGGTCGCGACGCCGACCGGGCCGCCGAGGCGGCAGCGCGGTTGGGGTGGGCCGAGAGCTCGACGGACTGGCGCGAGGTGATCGCGCGCGACGACATCGACATCGTCGACATCTGCACCCCCGGCCACACGCACGCCGAGATCGCGATCGCGGCGCTCGAGGCGGGCAAGCACGTGCTGTGCGAGAAGCCGCTGGCGAACACCGTCGCCGAGGCCGAGGCGATGAGCGCCGCGGCCGACCAGGCACGCGCACATGGGGTGCGCGCGATGGTCGGCTTCACCTACCGCCGGGTCCCGGCGATCGCCCTGGCCCGCCAGCTGGTCGCCGAGGGACGGATCGGGGAGGTCCGCCACGTACGCGCGCAGTACCTCCAGGACTGGATCGCCGACCCCGAGGCCCCGCTGTCGTGGCGCCTGGACAAGGAGAAGGCCGGTTCCGGCGCCCTCGGCGACATCGGCGCCCACATCGTCGACCTGACCCAGTTCATCACCGGCACCCGGATCACCGAGCTGACCGGCCGTCTCGAGACGTTCGTCAAGGAGCGCCCGTACGCCGCGGGCGACACCTCCGGCAGCCTCGGGGGCGGTGGCACCGGCACGGAGCGCGGGCCGGTCACCGTCGACGACGCCGCGTCGTTCCTGGCGACCTTCGCCGGTGGTGCGATGGGGGTCTTCGAGGCGACCCGCTTCGCGACCGGCCGCAAGAACGCGATCCGGATCGAGGTCAACGGCTCGTCCGGCAGCGTGGCGTTCGACTTCGAGGACATGAACGTCCTCGAGTTCTTCGACGCCTCCGACGACGCGGAGGTCGCCGGCTTCCGGCGCATCCTCGCCACCGAGCCCGAGCACCCGTACGTCGCCGCGTGGTGGCCGCCGGGACACGGGCTCGGCTACGAGCACGGCTTCACCCACCAGGTCGTCGACCTCGTCACCGCGATCGCCGACGGCACCGATCCCAGTCCGTCGTTCGCCGACGGCCTCAACGTCCAACGCGTGCTGGCCGCCGTCGAGTCCAGCTCCGACACCCGTACCTGGCAGGAGATTCCCCCCGCATGA
- a CDS encoding substrate-binding domain-containing protein — protein MSLRSTTLRRKRIASGLVAGVAVLSLAACTSNDSGGGDDDAADAPTTAAAAGSNDESGDKVVIGFSAPAADHGWMGSITDSAKKEAAKYDDVELKVAEGTNDVNVQISQVETFINDKVDAIVLLPFDGAAMTPIALKAMAAGIPVINVDREFDDPNAARVTVLGDNYGMGVSAGAWVCSEADGNKDAVVAEIAGIDSLPLTQDRSQGFKDALAECGLDVDNRVAADFTVEGGEEAATNLLQAAPKIDFLWNHDDDQGVGVLAAIKNADRDEFEMIGGAGSKNAMDLIKSGDSVLKATVIYPSTQAADGVKLARLLVQGKAMSDLVEVEVPRKVQLYAPVVTADNVDQFIGSAFKS, from the coding sequence ATGTCCCTGCGGTCCACCACCCTGAGAAGGAAGCGCATCGCCTCCGGCCTGGTCGCCGGCGTCGCGGTCCTGTCCCTCGCTGCCTGCACGAGCAACGACTCCGGCGGGGGCGACGACGACGCGGCCGACGCCCCCACCACCGCGGCCGCGGCGGGCTCCAACGACGAGTCCGGCGACAAGGTCGTCATCGGCTTCTCGGCACCCGCCGCCGACCACGGCTGGATGGGATCGATCACCGACTCCGCCAAGAAGGAGGCCGCGAAGTACGACGACGTCGAGCTCAAGGTCGCCGAGGGCACCAACGACGTCAACGTCCAGATCAGCCAGGTCGAGACCTTCATCAACGACAAGGTCGACGCGATCGTGCTCCTGCCCTTCGACGGCGCGGCCATGACCCCGATCGCCCTTAAGGCGATGGCGGCGGGCATCCCGGTCATCAACGTCGACCGCGAGTTCGACGACCCCAACGCGGCGCGCGTGACCGTCCTCGGTGACAACTACGGCATGGGCGTCTCGGCCGGTGCGTGGGTCTGCAGCGAGGCCGACGGCAACAAGGACGCCGTCGTCGCCGAGATCGCGGGCATCGACTCGCTGCCGCTCACCCAGGACCGGAGCCAGGGCTTCAAGGACGCGCTGGCCGAGTGTGGCCTGGACGTCGACAACCGCGTCGCCGCCGACTTCACGGTCGAGGGTGGCGAGGAGGCGGCCACGAACCTGCTCCAGGCGGCCCCGAAGATCGACTTCCTCTGGAACCACGACGACGACCAGGGTGTCGGCGTCCTCGCGGCCATCAAGAACGCCGACCGGGACGAGTTCGAGATGATCGGCGGCGCCGGCTCGAAGAACGCGATGGATCTCATCAAGAGCGGCGACAGCGTGCTCAAGGCGACGGTCATCTACCCGTCGACGCAGGCCGCCGACGGCGTGAAGCTCGCTCGCCTGCTGGTGCAGGGCAAGGCCATGAGCGACCTGGTCGAGGTCGAGGTTCCTCGCAAGGTCCAGCTCTACGCGCCGGTCGTGACCGCGGACAACGTCGACCAGTTCATCGGCTCCGCCTTCAAGTCCTGA
- a CDS encoding ABC transporter permease: protein MSQDSVRVEKAALETAREPNPVLAVLRSSVGRNAGLVVALLLICIVGSITAGSRFADWDNATTILRLAAVTGVVSIGMTFVIIGGGIDLSVGAIVALSSVWCTTVATQELAQDTSWVWMVVVALLVGSACGLVNGLLIAYGGIVPFIMTLAMLASARGLAEIISDKKTQIVNVPGFDDFFDRDVLGIDVQIWLFALVSAAGWVLLNRTTFGRRTVAVGGNPEAARLAGINVKRHTVYLYVLIGFCCGIAALMLVAKTTTGSSTHGTLLELDAIAAVVIGGTLLTGGRGTIVGTVLGVLIFSTITNIFILNNRSFSEQSLFKGAIIVAAVLLQQRLASRSST, encoded by the coding sequence ATGAGCCAAGACAGCGTCAGGGTCGAGAAGGCCGCACTCGAGACCGCACGGGAGCCGAACCCGGTGCTCGCCGTGCTGCGCTCCAGCGTCGGACGCAACGCGGGGCTGGTCGTCGCGCTGCTGCTGATCTGCATCGTCGGCTCCATCACGGCCGGGAGCCGGTTCGCCGACTGGGACAACGCCACGACGATCCTGCGGCTGGCGGCGGTCACCGGCGTCGTCAGCATCGGGATGACGTTCGTCATCATCGGCGGCGGCATCGACCTCTCGGTCGGCGCGATCGTCGCCCTGTCGTCGGTCTGGTGCACCACGGTCGCGACCCAGGAGCTCGCGCAGGACACGTCCTGGGTCTGGATGGTGGTCGTCGCGCTGCTGGTCGGCTCGGCGTGCGGCCTCGTGAACGGACTCCTGATCGCGTACGGCGGGATCGTGCCGTTCATCATGACCCTGGCCATGCTGGCCAGCGCCCGGGGCCTGGCCGAGATCATCAGCGACAAGAAGACCCAGATCGTCAACGTCCCGGGGTTCGACGACTTCTTCGACCGGGACGTCCTGGGCATCGACGTCCAGATCTGGCTGTTCGCCCTGGTCTCCGCCGCCGGCTGGGTCCTGCTCAACCGCACCACGTTCGGGCGCCGTACGGTCGCCGTCGGGGGCAACCCCGAGGCCGCGCGCCTGGCCGGCATCAACGTGAAGCGGCACACGGTCTACCTCTACGTGCTGATCGGCTTCTGCTGCGGCATCGCCGCCCTGATGCTGGTCGCCAAGACGACGACCGGCAGCTCGACGCACGGCACCCTCCTGGAGCTCGACGCGATCGCGGCGGTCGTCATCGGCGGCACCCTGCTGACCGGCGGCCGCGGCACGATCGTCGGCACCGTCCTCGGCGTCCTGATCTTCTCGACGATCACGAACATCTTCATCCTCAACAACCGCTCCTTCTCCGAGCAGTCGCTCTTCAAGGGAGCCATCATCGTCGCCGCCGTGCTCCTGCAGCAGCGGTTGGCGTCTCGGAGCAGCACCTAG
- a CDS encoding sugar ABC transporter ATP-binding protein — MTATTTAPLLQMTGIVKEFPGVRALDGVDLDVRPGEVHCLLGQNGAGKSTLIKVLSGFHQPEEGTISWDGEETRFSSPAKAIGHGVATIYQELDLVPHLDVAENVFLGHEVSRAGFTQRSRVNKRVRELLTRLGHPEISPSRIVDELPPASQQIVSMARALSHDTRLLVLDEPSAVLDQEGVHNLFRVIRGLTAEGVAVVYISHRLEEIREIGDRITVLKDGRTVSTGLAVADTPTAELIRLMTGRSIEYVFPPRTETPREGRVPVLEVRDLSLAGVFTGVDLTVHAGEIVGLAGLVGAGRSEILETVYGARRATTGTVHVDGKRLRRGSVTSSVHAGMGLAPEERKSQGLLLDEAVYRNITVSSMTRFARLGFLNQGEERRRSAELTASLDVRPDGVTRAVRTLSGGNQQKVVLARWLLRECRVLLLDEPTRGVDVGARSEIYQLIRTLADSGVAVVVVSSEIEEVLGLADRVLVVREGEVVHESGASEIDESRVLDLVMEGKVSA, encoded by the coding sequence ATGACCGCCACCACCACGGCACCGCTGCTGCAGATGACCGGGATCGTCAAGGAGTTCCCGGGCGTCCGTGCGCTCGACGGCGTGGACCTCGACGTCCGCCCCGGCGAGGTGCACTGCCTCCTCGGCCAGAACGGCGCCGGCAAGTCGACGCTGATCAAGGTGCTCTCCGGCTTCCACCAGCCCGAGGAGGGGACCATCTCCTGGGACGGCGAGGAGACGCGGTTCTCCTCGCCCGCCAAGGCGATCGGGCACGGTGTGGCGACCATCTACCAGGAGCTCGACCTCGTCCCGCACCTCGACGTCGCCGAGAACGTCTTCCTCGGCCACGAGGTCTCGCGGGCCGGGTTCACCCAGCGCAGCCGGGTCAACAAGCGGGTGCGCGAGCTGCTGACCCGCCTCGGGCACCCCGAGATCTCGCCGTCGCGCATCGTCGACGAGCTGCCCCCGGCCTCGCAGCAGATCGTCAGCATGGCCCGCGCGCTCTCCCACGACACCCGGCTGCTCGTCCTCGACGAGCCGTCCGCGGTGCTCGACCAGGAGGGCGTGCACAACCTCTTCCGGGTGATCCGCGGGCTCACCGCCGAGGGGGTGGCGGTCGTCTACATCTCGCACCGCCTCGAGGAGATCCGGGAGATCGGCGACCGGATCACGGTCCTCAAGGACGGCCGCACGGTCTCGACCGGCCTCGCCGTCGCCGACACCCCGACCGCCGAGCTGATCCGGCTGATGACCGGCCGCTCCATCGAGTACGTCTTCCCGCCCCGCACCGAGACGCCCCGCGAGGGTCGCGTGCCGGTGCTGGAGGTGCGGGACCTCAGCCTCGCCGGCGTGTTCACGGGAGTCGACCTCACCGTGCACGCCGGCGAGATCGTCGGCCTCGCCGGTCTCGTGGGCGCCGGTCGGTCCGAGATCCTCGAGACCGTGTACGGCGCGCGCCGGGCCACCACCGGGACCGTCCACGTCGACGGCAAGCGACTGCGCAGGGGATCGGTCACCTCCTCGGTGCACGCCGGGATGGGGCTGGCGCCCGAGGAGCGCAAGAGCCAGGGCCTCCTGCTCGACGAGGCGGTCTACCGCAACATCACGGTGTCGTCGATGACGCGCTTCGCCCGGCTCGGGTTCCTCAACCAGGGCGAGGAGCGCCGTCGCTCCGCCGAGCTCACGGCCAGCCTCGACGTACGCCCCGACGGTGTGACCCGAGCGGTCCGCACCCTGTCCGGCGGCAACCAGCAGAAGGTCGTGCTGGCCCGCTGGCTGCTGCGCGAGTGCCGGGTGCTCCTGCTCGACGAGCCCACCCGCGGCGTCGACGTCGGCGCCCGGAGCGAGATCTACCAGCTGATCCGCACGCTGGCCGACAGCGGCGTCGCCGTCGTGGTCGTGTCCAGCGAGATCGAGGAGGTGCTCGGGCTCGCCGACCGGGTGCTCGTCGTCCGTGAGGGCGAGGTCGTGCACGAGTCCGGCGCCAGCGAGATCGACGAGTCCCGGGTCCTGGACCTGGTCATGGAAGGAAAGGTCTCGGCATGA
- a CDS encoding ROK family transcriptional regulator produces MRSAKLSLVLRQLRDHGPRSRARLAAELGMTRSAASALVAELAELGLVRAAGIERGGVGRPGTSVELDGSAVCGIGAEINVNHVAAIALDLAGNVVAEHRLPLDAHRVAVDEVLDRLVELIERTEADVRARGGHVVGATVGVAGLLDRTREMLTVAPNLRWRDVPVGAELRGRLGAAYPISIDNEGNLAAIAEATPGDPNRQDILVIFGEVGVGGGIIAGGRLLRGHQGYAGEFGHMIVDQGGRRCGCGRVGCWETVSGLRALLDAAADPDDPMRDPAMSLDDRLVELNRRADLGDMRTIAALDSVGGWVGVGAAMLTNALNPAAIVLSGYFAEIGQRMRPAIEEHLLGGVVAPQAAGTRVEISTLGFTAAVRGGAAVALEAVFDDPTIVASPPAALMGGAR; encoded by the coding sequence GTGCGCAGCGCCAAGCTCTCCCTCGTCCTGCGCCAGCTGCGCGACCACGGCCCGCGGTCGCGCGCCCGGCTCGCCGCCGAGCTCGGGATGACCCGCTCCGCGGCGTCGGCCCTGGTCGCCGAGCTCGCCGAGCTCGGCCTGGTCCGGGCCGCCGGCATCGAGCGCGGCGGGGTCGGTCGCCCCGGCACCTCCGTCGAGCTCGACGGGTCCGCCGTCTGCGGGATCGGCGCCGAGATCAACGTCAACCACGTCGCCGCCATCGCCCTCGACCTGGCCGGCAACGTGGTCGCCGAGCACCGGCTCCCGCTCGACGCCCACCGCGTCGCCGTCGACGAGGTCCTCGACCGGCTGGTCGAGCTCATCGAGCGCACCGAGGCCGACGTCCGAGCACGCGGCGGCCACGTCGTCGGCGCCACGGTCGGCGTCGCCGGCCTGCTGGACCGGACGCGCGAGATGCTGACCGTCGCACCCAACCTGCGCTGGCGCGACGTCCCGGTCGGCGCCGAGCTGCGCGGCCGCCTCGGCGCGGCGTACCCGATCTCCATCGACAACGAGGGCAACCTCGCCGCGATCGCCGAGGCCACGCCCGGTGACCCGAACCGCCAGGACATCCTGGTGATCTTCGGCGAGGTCGGCGTCGGTGGCGGGATCATCGCCGGCGGGCGCCTGCTGCGCGGACACCAGGGGTACGCCGGCGAGTTCGGCCACATGATCGTCGACCAGGGCGGCCGTCGCTGCGGCTGCGGCCGGGTCGGCTGCTGGGAGACCGTCAGCGGTCTGCGGGCGCTCCTCGACGCGGCCGCCGACCCCGACGACCCGATGCGCGACCCCGCGATGTCGCTCGACGACCGCCTCGTCGAGCTCAACCGCCGCGCCGACCTGGGCGACATGCGCACCATCGCCGCGCTCGACAGCGTCGGCGGCTGGGTCGGTGTCGGTGCCGCCATGCTGACCAACGCGCTCAACCCGGCCGCGATCGTGCTCAGCGGCTACTTCGCCGAGATCGGCCAGCGGATGCGCCCGGCGATCGAGGAGCACCTCCTCGGCGGCGTGGTCGCCCCGCAGGCGGCTGGCACCCGGGTCGAGATCTCGACGCTCGGCTTCACCGCCGCGGTGCGCGGTGGCGCCGCCGTCGCCCTGGAGGCCGTCTTCGACGACCCCACGATCGTGGCGTCGCCGCCCGCCGCACTCATGGGAGGAGCTCGATGA
- a CDS encoding ROK family transcriptional regulator: protein MRHSLAGRAESPMQARILAQLRDEGPLSKAQLADRLEVSRTTVAAEVARLAELGLAQEAGPAASRGGRRSTLVDLSPDIRFVGISIGATGMSVGVTDGRLTVLATRDRASDIRQGPEVVLASALELVREVLAEVGVEQVMGAGIGVPGPVDFSRGVSVSPPIMPGWDGYPVRDAVSRELGCPVVLDNDVNVLAVGEQHAGVAKGAQDFLFVKIGTGIGCGIVIDGQLYRGVNGCAGDIGHIRVEDFGPTCACGNTGCLEAFSGGAALARDATSAARSGRSPVLAALLAEKGELTAADVGLAVSQGDAQAVQLIRESGRHIGEVLAGLVSFFNPGLIVVGGRVTLLGHALLAEIRGVTYRRSLPLATGNLPIVLSELGDEGGVIGAARMISSSVYAP, encoded by the coding sequence GTGCGTCATTCCCTGGCGGGCCGGGCCGAGAGCCCGATGCAGGCCCGGATCCTCGCCCAGCTCCGCGACGAGGGGCCGCTGTCCAAGGCCCAGCTCGCGGACCGACTCGAGGTCAGCCGTACGACGGTGGCGGCCGAGGTCGCCCGTCTGGCGGAGCTCGGCCTCGCCCAGGAGGCGGGACCGGCGGCGTCGCGTGGGGGGCGTCGTTCGACGCTGGTCGACCTGTCGCCCGACATCCGGTTCGTGGGGATCTCGATCGGCGCCACCGGCATGTCCGTGGGCGTCACCGACGGCCGGCTGACGGTGCTCGCGACCCGGGACCGGGCGAGCGACATCCGGCAGGGACCCGAGGTGGTGCTGGCCTCGGCTCTGGAGCTGGTGCGCGAGGTGCTTGCGGAGGTCGGCGTCGAGCAGGTGATGGGCGCGGGCATCGGCGTACCGGGTCCGGTCGACTTCAGCCGCGGCGTCTCGGTGTCGCCGCCGATCATGCCCGGGTGGGACGGCTACCCGGTGCGGGACGCGGTCTCCCGCGAGCTCGGCTGCCCCGTCGTGCTCGACAACGACGTCAACGTGCTCGCCGTGGGCGAGCAGCACGCGGGGGTCGCCAAGGGTGCGCAGGACTTCCTGTTCGTCAAGATCGGCACCGGCATCGGCTGCGGCATCGTCATCGACGGCCAGCTCTACCGGGGCGTCAACGGGTGCGCCGGCGACATCGGCCACATCCGGGTGGAGGACTTCGGCCCGACCTGCGCGTGCGGCAACACCGGGTGCCTGGAGGCCTTCTCGGGCGGTGCGGCGCTGGCTCGTGACGCCACGAGCGCCGCCCGCAGCGGCCGGTCGCCGGTGCTGGCGGCGCTGCTCGCCGAGAAGGGCGAGCTCACCGCCGCCGACGTCGGCCTCGCGGTCTCCCAGGGCGACGCGCAGGCGGTGCAGCTGATCCGGGAGAGCGGGCGGCACATCGGCGAGGTGCTGGCCGGCCTGGTGTCGTTCTTCAACCCCGGCCTGATCGTGGTCGGCGGTCGGGTCACCCTGCTCGGGCACGCGCTGCTCGCCGAGATCCGCGGCGTCACCTACCGACGCTCCCTCCCCCTGGCCACCGGCAACCTGCCGATCGTGCTCAGCGAGCTCGGCGACGAGGGCGGCGTCATCGGCGCGGCGCGGATGATCAGTTCGTCGGTGTACGCACCCTAG
- a CDS encoding HNH endonuclease signature motif containing protein → MSEGQDATRSGESYDSPDQVLAALHANHQVLATAEVDRLHLAVAWAVMNPTDTLDDAATVDGTQGELAVAGPGAPLVAEFCVGDLALALGMSTDAGRTYLGDAVEIRYRLPKIWAAVTSGRVQVWKARKIAQATKPLCAAGARHVDAHLAHDVGRCSFAQIDRAVEDAIRRFDPDLAEKRRREAADERCLDVDLDQVSFNGTVHVDGELDLADAIDFNDAITAGAKELADLGSTESLNVRRSLAAGALARRELTLDLQTGERPAPRKRELVIYVHLSEHAVTGGAAGVENSRSAVSVEQVKGWCAGTNTRVTIRPVIDLNEHLHTDAYRPTDRMREQAVLTNATCVFPHCTRPARPADLDHLENFDGTNTESPNLAPLCRGHHRYKTHGGWTVVRTGPTWFTWTTPYGYSYAWDTTHTRHTH, encoded by the coding sequence ATGAGCGAAGGCCAGGACGCCACTCGATCCGGGGAGTCGTACGACTCGCCGGACCAGGTGCTGGCCGCGCTTCACGCCAACCACCAGGTCCTCGCAACTGCCGAGGTTGACCGGCTGCACCTTGCCGTTGCGTGGGCGGTCATGAACCCGACCGACACCCTGGACGATGCCGCCACCGTGGACGGCACTCAGGGCGAGCTCGCGGTCGCCGGACCTGGGGCACCTCTGGTGGCGGAGTTCTGCGTCGGTGACCTCGCGTTGGCGTTGGGGATGTCGACCGACGCGGGGCGCACGTACCTGGGGGACGCCGTGGAGATCCGCTACCGGCTCCCGAAGATCTGGGCCGCGGTCACGTCGGGTCGGGTGCAGGTGTGGAAGGCCCGCAAGATCGCCCAGGCCACCAAGCCGCTCTGTGCAGCGGGTGCGCGGCACGTGGACGCTCACCTCGCGCACGACGTGGGGCGGTGTTCGTTCGCGCAGATCGACCGCGCCGTCGAGGACGCGATCCGCCGGTTCGACCCCGACCTCGCCGAGAAGCGGCGCCGGGAGGCCGCCGACGAACGCTGCCTCGACGTCGACCTGGACCAGGTGTCGTTCAACGGGACCGTCCACGTCGACGGGGAGCTGGACCTGGCCGATGCGATCGACTTCAACGACGCCATCACCGCCGGCGCCAAAGAGCTCGCCGACCTCGGCTCCACCGAGTCCCTCAACGTCCGCCGCTCCCTCGCCGCCGGGGCCTTGGCCCGCCGGGAGCTGACCCTCGACCTCCAGACGGGAGAGCGGCCGGCGCCGCGGAAGCGGGAGCTGGTGATCTACGTCCACCTCTCCGAGCACGCCGTCACGGGTGGCGCCGCGGGTGTCGAGAACAGCCGCTCCGCGGTGTCCGTCGAGCAGGTGAAGGGCTGGTGCGCCGGCACCAACACCCGGGTCACGATCCGCCCGGTCATCGACCTCAACGAGCACCTGCACACCGACGCCTACCGGCCCACCGACCGGATGCGCGAACAGGCGGTGCTCACCAACGCCACCTGCGTGTTCCCGCACTGCACCAGACCCGCCCGGCCGGCCGACCTCGACCACCTCGAGAACTTCGACGGCACCAACACCGAGTCCCCCAACCTCGCACCCCTCTGCAGAGGCCACCACCGGTACAAGACCCACGGCGGATGGACCGTCGTACGCACCGGACCCACATGGTTCACCTGGACCACCCCGTACGGGTACTCCTACGCCTGGGACACCACCCACACCCGACATACCCACTGA